One window of the Labilibaculum sp. genome contains the following:
- a CDS encoding ATP-binding cassette domain-containing protein, with the protein MITVSNVNKSFADLKVLNDISINFEAGKTNLIIGQSGSGKTVLLKSIIGLHEVDSGSIFYNDRDFTSLNLKGRKEIRKEMGMVFQGGALFDSMSVEENVLFPLDMFSDMSEKEKKDRANFCLNRVNIQNSNHLFPAEISGGMQKRVAIARAIALNPKYLFCDEPNSGLDPVTAILIDNLIQEITKEYNMTTIINTHDMNSVMEIGEKIVFISKGDKVWEGSKDEIFDTDNQDLNDFVFASELYKKIKKIS; encoded by the coding sequence TCTCAATCAATTTTGAGGCTGGTAAAACCAATCTTATTATAGGACAAAGCGGATCCGGTAAAACAGTTTTACTTAAATCCATCATCGGTCTTCATGAGGTTGATTCCGGTAGTATTTTCTATAACGACAGAGATTTTACTTCCTTGAATTTGAAAGGAAGAAAAGAGATTCGAAAGGAAATGGGCATGGTATTTCAAGGCGGTGCTTTATTCGATTCTATGAGTGTTGAAGAAAATGTACTCTTTCCTTTGGATATGTTTTCGGATATGAGTGAAAAAGAAAAAAAAGATCGTGCAAACTTCTGCTTAAACCGTGTTAACATACAAAATTCAAATCACCTGTTTCCTGCCGAGATTAGTGGTGGTATGCAGAAACGTGTTGCCATTGCAAGAGCAATTGCTTTGAATCCAAAATATCTTTTTTGCGACGAACCCAATTCCGGTTTAGATCCTGTAACAGCTATTTTGATTGATAATCTTATTCAGGAAATTACAAAAGAGTATAATATGACTACCATTATTAATACTCATGATATGAATTCAGTAATGGAAATTGGAGAGAAAATTGTTTTTATAAGCAAGGGGGACAAAGTATGGGAAGGATCTAAAGATGAAATATTTGATACCGACAATCAGGATTTAAACGATTTTGTTTTTGCTTCGGAATTGTATAAAAAGATTAAAAAAATAAGCTAG
- a CDS encoding DUF4296 domain-containing protein, whose product MNKILFFFICSAFIFLISCKENNKYTPQLNEDQFTKMLIDIHIIDGTLESQNIYRSGDNYRPSHYYNSIFQKYNITREQFDSCVSFYSYDTKRFTQIYDVIIDSLNRLETQYRIEVKNKKLEQDTVNLWTKKQHWRIPEKDKNQVDFAIPVQEKGIYTIKASIKIFKDDQTDQPKIEAYFWKQDSLGEEHKVRFMPQPITKELKFNTYELSLSYPDSSYTELRGNLFVGENDLVEFTQHFEIKDILIFNPQIRPDSLQVIKELEQDEELKRRSLQ is encoded by the coding sequence ATGAATAAAATACTATTTTTCTTTATTTGTAGCGCATTCATCTTTTTGATATCCTGCAAAGAAAATAACAAATATACTCCTCAGCTAAATGAAGATCAATTTACTAAAATGCTTATTGATATTCACATTATTGATGGAACTTTAGAATCGCAAAATATTTATCGCTCGGGAGATAATTATCGTCCCAGCCACTACTACAATTCTATTTTTCAGAAGTATAATATTACCCGTGAGCAATTTGATTCTTGCGTATCTTTTTATTCTTACGATACAAAAAGATTCACTCAAATTTACGATGTAATTATCGATTCGCTTAACCGACTTGAAACGCAATATCGTATTGAGGTTAAAAATAAAAAACTGGAACAAGACACCGTAAACCTCTGGACAAAAAAGCAGCATTGGAGAATTCCTGAGAAAGATAAAAATCAGGTTGACTTTGCGATTCCAGTTCAAGAAAAAGGTATTTACACCATTAAAGCTTCAATTAAAATATTTAAGGATGATCAAACTGATCAGCCCAAAATAGAGGCTTATTTTTGGAAACAGGATAGTTTAGGCGAAGAGCATAAAGTAAGGTTTATGCCGCAACCAATTACTAAAGAGTTAAAATTCAACACTTATGAATTAAGTTTGTCCTATCCGGATTCGAGTTACACAGAACTCCGTGGGAACTTATTTGTCGGGGAGAATGATCTTGTTGAGTTTACTCAGCATTTCGAAATAAAGGACATCTTGATTTTCAATCCGCAAATTAGACCTGATTCGTTGCAGGTTATTAAGGAATTGGAGCAAGATGAGGAACTAAAACGTAGGAGTCTGCAATGA